One window from the genome of Desulfovibrio psychrotolerans encodes:
- a CDS encoding sensor histidine kinase codes for MAMQQVPPSPMDTPPQGDTIRVSVSDTRERKRRQRELLLAGVAFLLVIALTWVELNYLGVDSYLFLGLFNLNFILLLLVLFIVVRNGVKLILERRRRVLGSRLRTRLVLAFMCLSLFPTVLMFLVSARFVQTSVDYWFKNQVENSMELALEVGQSVYADSRQRLQQRSEFILADIVERRFAWGGKTMDDYLSQKLKEYDLTVVGVIRPDRQEQNWHGPKEFSNVWDEAKSRINWESLEQHPMFWSIIWPNADADYAVGVMPVDEGKSGYLVLVDNVGQGFMYRLDSIVRGVEEYKKLKTLKHPLKVTLYFILGVLTLLIILGAMWFGFRLAKELAAPILALAEGTERISRGDLAVRLEDTSTDELGVLVQSFNRMAEDLEQSRTRLTDANLMLERQNTEKEQRNRYIEAVLDNIAAGVISLDHSGNISTLNKAASAIFNVEAKALIGLGARDLLHGEYSELVDDMFQHFSSMPEAHWQRQVDLAVGGRELRLLVNAVSLPAQESREYGIVIVFEDITELEKMQRMAAWREVAKRIAHEIKNPLTPIKLSAQRLQRKYGAQVDDPVFSQCTDLIVRQVEHLQQMVQEFSAFAKLPEVTPKPDHMEPLLEELVSLFRHSHSHIAWQLEFLTPLPILPMDREALHRAFLNIISNAAEVLHNHPAPAVQVLVRHDRQLGLVRVDIADNGPGLTKEERSRLFEPYFSRKKGGTGLGLTIVKSIVSDHRGYVRANPAEHGGTIVTVELPVA; via the coding sequence ATGGCTATGCAACAGGTTCCTCCTTCCCCCATGGACACCCCGCCCCAGGGCGACACCATCCGCGTCAGCGTGTCAGACACGCGCGAGCGTAAACGCCGCCAGCGCGAACTGCTCCTCGCGGGCGTAGCCTTTCTGCTTGTCATCGCCCTCACATGGGTGGAACTGAACTATCTGGGGGTAGATTCCTATCTCTTCCTCGGCCTGTTCAACCTGAACTTCATCCTGCTGCTGCTGGTCCTCTTCATCGTTGTACGCAACGGGGTTAAACTCATACTGGAACGCCGCCGCCGGGTGCTCGGTTCCCGACTTCGAACCCGCCTTGTCCTTGCGTTCATGTGCCTTTCGCTCTTTCCCACAGTGCTCATGTTTCTGGTCAGCGCGCGCTTCGTGCAGACCTCCGTGGACTACTGGTTCAAGAATCAGGTGGAAAACTCCATGGAACTGGCGCTGGAGGTGGGCCAATCCGTCTACGCAGACTCGCGCCAACGGCTGCAGCAGCGCAGCGAATTCATCCTCGCGGACATTGTGGAACGCCGTTTCGCATGGGGCGGCAAGACCATGGACGACTATCTGTCCCAAAAGCTCAAGGAATACGATCTCACGGTCGTGGGCGTTATCCGCCCGGACAGACAGGAACAGAACTGGCACGGCCCCAAGGAATTCAGCAACGTGTGGGACGAAGCCAAATCCCGCATAAATTGGGAAAGCCTGGAGCAGCACCCCATGTTCTGGTCCATCATCTGGCCCAATGCAGACGCGGACTATGCCGTGGGGGTCATGCCCGTGGATGAAGGCAAATCCGGCTATCTGGTGCTTGTGGATAACGTGGGTCAGGGCTTTATGTACCGGCTGGACAGCATCGTGCGCGGCGTGGAGGAATACAAAAAGCTCAAGACACTCAAGCATCCCCTCAAGGTAACGCTCTATTTCATTCTCGGCGTGCTCACGCTGCTCATCATTCTGGGAGCCATGTGGTTCGGCTTCCGGCTCGCCAAAGAACTGGCTGCTCCCATCCTCGCGCTGGCAGAAGGTACCGAACGCATTTCCCGCGGCGACCTCGCCGTGCGGCTGGAAGACACCTCCACCGATGAACTGGGCGTCCTTGTCCAGTCCTTCAACCGCATGGCGGAAGATCTGGAGCAAAGCCGCACCCGCCTTACCGACGCCAACCTCATGCTGGAACGCCAGAACACCGAAAAAGAGCAGCGCAACAGGTACATAGAGGCCGTGCTGGACAACATCGCCGCAGGCGTCATCTCGCTGGACCACTCGGGCAACATCTCCACGCTGAACAAGGCGGCTTCGGCCATTTTCAATGTGGAGGCAAAGGCCCTCATCGGGCTGGGCGCGCGCGACCTGCTGCACGGCGAATATTCGGAACTGGTGGATGACATGTTCCAGCACTTCTCCAGCATGCCGGAAGCCCACTGGCAGCGGCAGGTGGACCTTGCCGTTGGCGGCAGGGAACTTCGGCTGCTGGTAAACGCCGTGTCACTTCCCGCGCAGGAAAGCCGGGAATACGGCATTGTTATCGTGTTCGAAGACATCACCGAACTGGAAAAAATGCAGCGCATGGCCGCATGGCGCGAGGTGGCCAAACGCATCGCGCACGAAATCAAAAATCCGCTCACGCCCATCAAGCTTTCCGCGCAGCGGCTGCAGCGCAAATACGGCGCACAGGTAGACGACCCCGTGTTCTCCCAGTGCACCGACCTCATCGTCCGGCAGGTGGAGCACCTGCAACAGATGGTGCAGGAGTTTTCTGCCTTTGCCAAACTGCCGGAGGTAACTCCCAAGCCGGACCATATGGAACCCCTGCTTGAAGAACTTGTTTCGCTCTTCCGGCACAGCCACAGCCACATTGCGTGGCAGTTGGAGTTCCTCACCCCGCTCCCCATCCTGCCCATGGACCGCGAGGCGCTGCACCGTGCCTTCCTGAACATCATCAGCAACGCCGCAGAAGTGCTGCACAACCACCCCGCCCCCGCCGTGCAGGTGCTGGTGCGCCACGACAGGCAGCTGGGCCTTGTGCGGGTGGATATCGCCGACAACGGCCCAGGGCTGACCAAGGAAGAACGCTCCCGCCTGTTCGAACCATATTTCTCCCGCAAGAAAGGCGGCACGGGGCTCGGTCTCACCATCGTTAAATCCATCGTCAGTGACCACCGGGGATATGTGCGGGCAAACCCCGCGGAACATGGCGGAACCATTGTCACCGTGGAGCTTCCTGTGGCATAG
- a CDS encoding branched-chain amino acid ABC transporter substrate-binding protein encodes MNFKGLKKSIVTGLALAMLCTPAFAQTIKIGVAGAHTGDLASYGLPTVNAAKIVVDQVNAKGGINGQKLELLIQDEECKPEKATNVATKLVSDGAIAVIGHICSGATKAALPIYTEAKIPVMSPSATNPELTQSGQYPTFFRTIASDDAQAKLGVDFAIDTLKAKKIAVLHDKGDYGKGYAEFAKLFIEQGGKAEVVLFEGITPGAVDYSAVVQKIRRSEADVVMFGGYHPEASKLVSQMRQKRVEALFVSDDGVKDDTFIKVAGPESEGVYASGPRDVSGLAQYQQAIEAHKAMFGTEPGAFFDSAYAAALAFVNAIEKAGSTDFDAIADKLRTEMVDTPVGSIKFDARGDAEGVGFSMYQVQSGKYVELK; translated from the coding sequence ATGAATTTCAAAGGACTTAAGAAGAGCATTGTAACCGGCTTGGCACTTGCCATGCTGTGCACCCCCGCATTCGCCCAGACCATCAAGATCGGCGTTGCCGGTGCCCACACCGGAGACCTTGCCTCCTACGGCCTGCCCACGGTAAACGCCGCCAAGATCGTTGTCGATCAGGTCAACGCCAAGGGCGGCATTAATGGTCAGAAGCTGGAACTGCTCATTCAGGACGAGGAATGCAAGCCTGAAAAGGCGACCAACGTTGCCACCAAGCTCGTGTCCGACGGTGCCATCGCCGTTATCGGCCACATCTGCTCCGGTGCCACCAAGGCAGCCCTGCCCATCTATACCGAAGCCAAAATTCCGGTCATGTCGCCCAGCGCCACCAACCCCGAACTGACTCAGTCCGGCCAGTACCCCACCTTCTTCCGCACCATCGCTTCTGACGATGCGCAGGCCAAGCTGGGCGTGGACTTCGCCATTGATACCCTGAAGGCCAAGAAGATCGCCGTTCTGCACGACAAGGGCGACTACGGCAAGGGCTACGCCGAATTTGCCAAGCTGTTCATCGAGCAGGGCGGCAAGGCAGAAGTGGTGCTGTTCGAAGGCATCACCCCCGGTGCCGTGGACTACTCCGCCGTTGTGCAGAAGATCCGCCGCTCCGAAGCCGACGTGGTCATGTTCGGCGGCTACCATCCGGAAGCCTCCAAGCTGGTTTCCCAGATGCGCCAGAAGCGCGTTGAAGCCCTCTTCGTTTCCGACGACGGCGTGAAGGACGACACCTTCATCAAGGTTGCCGGTCCTGAGTCCGAAGGCGTTTACGCCTCCGGCCCCCGTGACGTTTCCGGTCTGGCCCAGTACCAGCAGGCCATCGAAGCTCACAAGGCCATGTTCGGCACTGAACCCGGCGCATTCTTCGACTCCGCCTACGCAGCAGCCCTTGCCTTTGTGAACGCCATTGAGAAGGCCGGTTCCACCGACTTCGACGCCATTGCAGACAAGCTGCGCACCGAAATGGTGGACACCCCCGTGGGCAGCATCAAGTTTGACGCACGCGGCGACGCAGAAGGCGTAGGCTTCTCCATGTATCAGGTCCAGAGCGGCAAGTACGTGGAACTGAAGTAG
- a CDS encoding efflux RND transporter periplasmic adaptor subunit has product MPFFRIFLLACLVAAVAVAAGGCSAEPERAPVESVKPVKMIVVGEREAGALRAFPGVVVAGNAVDLGFRVAGQIAELPVREGQAVRQGDLLGRLDKRDLQTALSNLESQLVGARATLNEARLNFDRNEQLLKSDTISRAAYDSAKATYENALARLESMEQQVRQARLNMQYAELRAPFSGVVAAKYMKSFENVQPQQPVVRLEDVNSLDVEVQIPEFVYVLFMNYKGVPVPPVVRFEAFPGREFPARLKEYQTTPNSLTQTYTVTMTIDRPADIALQPGMTAEVQGKLPPTGATEGFVLPVTAVFGDAGQGKAVWVVEDDMVVRARSVAVGEMRGEDIIVTAGIAAGEKVVTAGVHYLREGQKVRPLDGPVGGTPR; this is encoded by the coding sequence ATGCCCTTTTTTCGCATTTTTCTTCTGGCGTGCCTTGTTGCGGCCGTTGCTGTGGCTGCGGGCGGATGTTCCGCCGAGCCTGAAAGGGCTCCCGTTGAATCGGTTAAACCCGTGAAGATGATTGTGGTGGGTGAGCGCGAGGCAGGGGCGTTGCGTGCGTTTCCCGGTGTGGTGGTGGCGGGAAATGCCGTTGACCTGGGGTTCCGCGTGGCCGGCCAGATTGCGGAACTGCCCGTGCGCGAGGGGCAGGCGGTGCGGCAGGGAGACCTGCTCGGCCGGCTGGACAAAAGGGATTTACAGACCGCGCTGAGCAATCTGGAATCGCAGTTGGTAGGCGCGCGGGCGACGCTGAACGAGGCGCGGCTGAATTTTGACCGCAACGAGCAACTGCTGAAGTCGGACACCATTTCCCGGGCGGCGTATGATTCTGCCAAGGCGACCTACGAGAACGCCCTTGCGCGGCTGGAATCCATGGAGCAGCAGGTGCGGCAGGCCCGGCTGAACATGCAGTATGCGGAATTGCGCGCGCCTTTTTCCGGCGTTGTGGCGGCAAAATACATGAAGAGTTTTGAAAACGTGCAGCCACAGCAGCCGGTAGTGCGTCTGGAGGACGTGAATTCGCTGGACGTGGAGGTGCAGATTCCCGAATTCGTGTATGTGCTGTTTATGAATTATAAAGGGGTTCCGGTGCCGCCCGTGGTGCGCTTTGAGGCCTTTCCCGGGCGCGAGTTTCCCGCACGGCTGAAGGAGTACCAGACCACTCCCAACTCCCTTACCCAGACGTACACCGTTACCATGACCATAGACCGGCCTGCGGATATTGCGTTGCAGCCCGGCATGACCGCAGAGGTGCAGGGCAAGCTGCCGCCCACCGGTGCGACGGAAGGGTTTGTGCTGCCCGTGACGGCTGTTTTTGGCGATGCGGGGCAGGGCAAGGCCGTGTGGGTGGTGGAAGACGACATGGTTGTGCGCGCCCGGAGCGTTGCTGTGGGTGAGATGCGGGGCGAGGATATCATTGTTACCGCCGGGATTGCGGCGGGAGAGAAGGTGGTGACCGCAGGGGTGCATTATCTGCGTGAGGGGCAGAAGGTGCGGCCCCTTGACGGACCCGTGGGGGGCACGCCGCGATGA
- a CDS encoding branched-chain amino acid ABC transporter permease — MDWSYFFELSLGGLTRGSIYAMIALGYTMVYGIIELINFAHGEIYMMGAFTGLLVAGVLGVYGFPAFAILALAATVAVIYCAAYGFTMEKVAYKPLRNAGRLSPLISAIGMSLFLQNYVILAQTSDFLPFPRLIPDFEFLDPIVHIFGSTNLVIVVTSGIAMACLTLFIKYTKMGKAMRATAQNRKMAMLLGIDADRIISTTFIIGSSLAALGGVLIASHVGQVNFMIGFIAGVKAFTAAVLGGIGSIPGAMLGGLFLGLAESFATGYISSDYEDVFAFTLLVVFLIFRPSGIMGKAPVEKV, encoded by the coding sequence ATGGATTGGAGTTACTTTTTCGAACTGTCGCTCGGCGGACTGACCCGCGGCAGCATTTATGCGATGATCGCTCTCGGCTACACCATGGTGTACGGCATCATCGAACTCATCAACTTCGCCCACGGCGAAATTTACATGATGGGGGCCTTCACCGGCCTTCTGGTGGCGGGCGTTCTGGGAGTCTACGGCTTCCCGGCGTTTGCCATTCTCGCGCTGGCTGCCACGGTGGCCGTTATCTACTGCGCGGCTTACGGGTTCACCATGGAAAAGGTGGCCTACAAGCCCCTGCGCAATGCGGGACGCCTCTCTCCGCTCATTTCGGCCATCGGTATGTCGCTGTTCCTGCAGAACTACGTCATTCTGGCGCAGACATCCGACTTCCTGCCCTTCCCGAGGCTCATCCCCGATTTCGAATTCCTTGATCCCATCGTCCACATATTCGGGTCCACGAACCTTGTCATCGTGGTAACCAGCGGCATAGCCATGGCCTGCCTCACCCTGTTCATCAAGTACACCAAGATGGGCAAAGCCATGCGCGCCACCGCACAGAACCGCAAGATGGCCATGCTGCTCGGCATAGATGCAGACAGAATCATCTCCACCACGTTCATCATCGGCTCCTCACTTGCGGCGCTGGGCGGCGTGCTCATTGCCTCGCACGTGGGTCAGGTGAACTTCATGATCGGCTTCATCGCCGGCGTAAAAGCCTTCACCGCTGCCGTTCTCGGCGGCATAGGCTCCATTCCCGGCGCCATGCTCGGTGGCCTGTTCCTCGGTCTGGCAGAAAGCTTCGCCACCGGGTACATTTCCAGTGACTATGAAGACGTGTTCGCCTTCACCCTGCTTGTGGTCTTCCTCATTTTCCGGCCCTCCGGCATAATGGGCAAGGCCCCTGTGGAAAAGGTGTAG
- a CDS encoding DUF4390 domain-containing protein, translated as MRRPNSPFLLFTGTLLLCLALAVTGWATAARAASQQLKLEDFVLDNAEGQLAIRFGVGIQDKERLRVMLKEGAVITLTCEATLSDTSGMWLNTTLARQEMVSTLSFNALTREYAIAYEGSPAVYRNANLMRLLSETWERLSLKVGQLVNLERGREYRVDLSVRMQNDNVPPWLSKTLFFWSWDIAPTMRYSMNFIF; from the coding sequence ATGCGCCGTCCGAACAGCCCTTTCCTCCTTTTCACAGGCACCCTGCTCCTGTGCCTTGCCCTTGCCGTCACAGGCTGGGCCACTGCCGCCCGCGCCGCCAGCCAGCAGCTCAAGCTGGAAGACTTTGTGTTGGACAACGCAGAAGGTCAGCTCGCCATCCGCTTCGGCGTGGGCATACAGGACAAAGAACGGCTGCGCGTCATGCTTAAGGAAGGGGCGGTCATCACCCTCACCTGCGAGGCCACCCTGTCAGACACCTCCGGCATGTGGCTGAACACCACCCTCGCACGGCAGGAAATGGTCAGCACGCTCTCCTTCAACGCCCTTACCCGGGAATACGCCATCGCCTACGAAGGCTCCCCCGCCGTGTACCGCAACGCCAACCTCATGCGGCTGCTTTCCGAAACATGGGAACGCCTCTCGCTCAAGGTAGGACAACTGGTCAATCTGGAACGCGGTCGCGAATACCGCGTGGACCTCTCCGTGCGCATGCAGAACGACAATGTGCCGCCGTGGCTCTCCAAAACGCTGTTCTTCTGGTCGTGGGATATAGCCCCGACCATGCGCTATTCCATGAATTTCATTTTCTGA
- a CDS encoding ABC transporter permease subunit: MQELKKSLIVSAWFMFLTFPMLVIRVNTIEKTVEWRWMNLAYIAIAAFVLSFVWRWAMRRKESGRAKETVQAGAKPSFMDRLGSDKRFTVSIYGAAFAVFMTLPLLVSTYQTNILISFLIYVILGLGLNIIVGVAGLLFLGHAAFYAIGAYTYALLNQYFGLGFWIALPIGGVMAALAGIALAFPVLRLRGDYLAIVTLGFGEIVRLVLENWSDLTGGPSGVSGIQRPGFFGQELTVAQANTYIYYIVLGVVIVTIIAVQRLKDSRIGRALQALREDEIACQAMGIDRVNVKLMAFGLGTAWAGFAGVIFAAKTTFINPASFTFFESAIILSIVVLGGMGSNLGVILGAAFLVLIPEYLRAFSEYRMIMFAVAMVLMMIFRPQGLIAPKGKTYVIDDPDLARAQGGNA, translated from the coding sequence ATGCAAGAACTCAAAAAATCTCTGATCGTGAGCGCTTGGTTCATGTTCCTCACCTTCCCCATGCTGGTGATCCGTGTGAACACCATAGAAAAAACGGTGGAATGGCGATGGATGAACCTTGCGTATATTGCGATTGCCGCCTTTGTACTCTCCTTTGTCTGGCGCTGGGCCATGCGCCGCAAGGAATCCGGCCGTGCCAAAGAAACCGTTCAGGCCGGTGCCAAGCCGTCATTCATGGACAGGCTCGGTTCTGACAAGCGCTTCACCGTCAGCATTTACGGCGCGGCCTTTGCCGTCTTTATGACCCTGCCGCTGCTGGTAAGCACCTATCAGACCAACATCCTTATCTCCTTCCTCATCTATGTTATTCTGGGCCTCGGCCTGAATATCATTGTCGGGGTGGCGGGCCTGCTGTTCCTCGGGCATGCGGCGTTTTACGCCATCGGCGCATACACCTACGCCCTGCTGAACCAGTACTTCGGGCTGGGCTTCTGGATAGCGCTGCCCATCGGCGGCGTTATGGCCGCTCTTGCGGGCATCGCGCTGGCCTTCCCCGTGCTGCGGCTGCGCGGCGACTACCTTGCCATCGTCACCCTCGGTTTCGGCGAAATTGTCCGTCTGGTGCTTGAAAACTGGAGCGACCTCACGGGCGGCCCCTCGGGCGTATCCGGCATCCAGCGCCCCGGCTTTTTCGGGCAGGAACTCACGGTGGCGCAGGCCAACACCTACATCTACTACATCGTGCTGGGCGTTGTTATCGTCACCATCATTGCCGTGCAGCGACTCAAAGATTCCCGCATAGGACGCGCGCTGCAGGCCCTGCGTGAAGACGAAATCGCCTGTCAGGCCATGGGCATAGACCGCGTCAACGTCAAGCTCATGGCCTTCGGCCTCGGCACCGCATGGGCCGGTTTCGCGGGGGTCATCTTCGCGGCCAAAACCACGTTCATCAACCCTGCCAGCTTCACCTTCTTCGAGTCGGCCATCATCCTTTCCATCGTGGTGCTGGGCGGCATGGGCTCCAACCTCGGCGTCATTCTGGGCGCGGCCTTCCTCGTGCTCATCCCCGAATATCTGCGCGCCTTCTCGGAATACCGCATGATCATGTTCGCGGTGGCCATGGTGCTGATGATGATCTTCCGTCCGCAGGGCCTCATTGCCCCCAAGGGCAAGACATACGTGATAGATGACCCGGACCTTGCCCGCGCACAGGGAGGCAACGCCTGA
- a CDS encoding ABC transporter ATP-binding protein: MTPVLNVSSLSKNFGGLRALNEVDMQINAGEIVALIGPNGAGKTTFFNCITSIYTPTEGEVRFTPKNGKETVIRGMKPNLVTQLGMARTFQNIRLFKNMTVLENVMIARHCRTQSGILGALLRTPAVRREEQEIVDKSYELLKYIGLHKYYKDLACNLPYGEQRRLEIARALATDPTLLLLDEPAAGMNPQETASLKRLVLRIRDELGMAILLIEHDMSMVMSLSERIYVMEYGCMIAHGTPEQVSKDPRVIKAYLGEDHA; encoded by the coding sequence ATGACACCGGTACTCAATGTCAGCTCCCTGTCCAAAAACTTCGGCGGCCTGCGCGCCCTGAACGAAGTGGACATGCAGATAAATGCGGGAGAAATCGTGGCTCTCATCGGCCCCAACGGGGCAGGCAAGACCACCTTCTTCAACTGCATCACCAGCATATACACGCCCACCGAGGGCGAAGTGCGCTTTACCCCCAAAAACGGCAAAGAAACCGTCATCCGGGGAATGAAGCCCAACCTCGTCACCCAGCTCGGCATGGCCCGCACCTTCCAGAACATACGCCTGTTCAAGAACATGACTGTTCTGGAAAACGTCATGATAGCACGCCACTGCCGCACCCAGTCGGGCATTCTGGGCGCGCTGCTGCGCACTCCGGCCGTGCGGCGCGAAGAGCAGGAAATTGTAGATAAAAGCTACGAACTGCTCAAATATATCGGCCTGCATAAATACTACAAAGACCTTGCCTGCAACCTGCCCTACGGCGAGCAGCGCAGGCTGGAAATCGCCCGCGCGCTGGCAACGGACCCCACCCTGCTGCTGCTGGACGAGCCTGCGGCGGGCATGAACCCGCAGGAAACAGCCTCGCTCAAAAGGCTGGTGCTGCGCATCCGTGATGAACTGGGCATGGCCATCCTGCTCATCGAGCACGACATGAGCATGGTCATGAGCCTTTCGGAACGCATCTACGTCATGGAATACGGCTGCATGATCGCGCATGGCACCCCGGAGCAGGTCAGCAAAGACCCCCGCGTCATCAAGGCCTATCTCGGAGAGGACCATGCTTAA
- a CDS encoding ABC transporter ATP-binding protein produces the protein MLKLVNVNTFYGNIHALHDINLEIRQGEIVTLIGANGAGKSTTLMSICGGTPPRSGEIYFEGKPIHSMRANEIVRLGISQVPEGRLIFPQLTVMENLDLGAFLRNDKEGIRRDLDYVFDLFPILAERQKQYGGTLSGGEQQMLAISRALMSKPRLLLLDEPSLGLAPIIIQQIFDIIKKVNEAGTTVFLVEQNANQALKIAHRGYVMETGRITMEDSAETLLSNDEVKKAYLGL, from the coding sequence ATGCTTAAGCTTGTCAACGTAAACACCTTCTACGGCAACATCCACGCCCTGCACGACATCAATCTGGAAATCCGCCAGGGAGAGATCGTCACCCTCATCGGTGCCAACGGTGCGGGAAAATCCACCACACTCATGTCCATCTGCGGCGGCACACCGCCCCGCAGCGGGGAGATATACTTCGAAGGCAAGCCCATCCACTCCATGCGCGCCAACGAGATTGTCCGTCTCGGCATCAGTCAGGTGCCGGAGGGACGCCTCATCTTCCCCCAGCTCACGGTCATGGAGAATCTGGACCTCGGCGCCTTTCTGCGGAACGACAAGGAAGGCATCCGCCGCGACCTCGACTACGTCTTCGACCTCTTTCCCATTCTTGCGGAACGGCAGAAGCAGTACGGCGGCACCCTTTCCGGCGGCGAACAGCAGATGCTGGCCATCTCCCGCGCACTCATGAGCAAGCCGCGCCTGCTGCTGCTGGACGAACCCTCGCTGGGTCTTGCCCCCATCATCATCCAGCAGATATTCGACATCATCAAAAAGGTTAACGAGGCAGGCACAACAGTCTTCCTTGTGGAACAGAACGCCAACCAGGCCCTCAAGATCGCCCATCGCGGCTACGTCATGGAAACAGGCCGCATCACCATGGAAGATTCGGCGGAAACCCTGCTTTCCAACGATGAGGTCAAAAAGGCGTATCTCGGCCTGTAA